The DNA region aggaacctcgctcacaccagcggaccaaacacatactacggcgcttcctatctcattcgagagatcatcgatagaggagatgtgaagatttgcagagtacccacagaggctaacatcacagatcctttgaccaaggctttggcacagagaaagcatgatgatcacactaggtcattaggccttagagcctacattgattgacactagtgctagtgggagattgttagttagagccctagagccaatcatttgatgattgttgtatggactcattgtatcatattcttgtatataaataaaggcatttgttttggttattatacttacttgtattggtgccaaataattaagtataatagcgtccttgagtagagcgttcttacctatatcaatcggttagttgaaccgatagtgagatgatatagggaacactacttttaatcattcctagtcgagtattaacattcagggacaatgttaatgcgacgagactagcatgtaggtcaactcgatgacttgatctcacaagtcatggatataaagatatcaagttgacacatgagtatacattggagaatgtatactgaatgacccaccatgagaaagtatcatggatcgttatatgagtgtcatatactttctcatgtggctattagtatgactactagtccttggacctgaagtcaccatggttccccacataaggagttacgtactttggcttcgtcaaacgtcacccgtaactgggtggactataaaggcaattactgggtatgtaacaaattatgcggagggatgtgagtgatgtagatgagatctatccctcctatatgacgtgagagacatcgatattcttgatagagtgagaccactaagtgaatggtcatgcccaaatgagtcaatataagatattgagctcatttgattgagtgagtctacttggagttcaagatttagattgattaaaggatgacacggtctatgcctcatattgatcaatctagatgtttaggatagaaggacacttgtcatatattgtgaggagtcacaattagtagtcacaaggtgatattggatctcaacattcttgtaacttgggtagtaatgatgtgttgctagataccgctcattacttatgcttctaaatgagtttaggagcattgccaacgttacaagaacctatagggtcacacacaaaggacaattagatggagattaggtttatttgatgaacctaaaggattaggttcatgtgatgaaccaaattggattaagagtaatccaagttaggctaattgagttggactcaatttggttcatgtgctaagtgagtctaatttggacttagactcatttaattaatttaattaaatgaatagagattcattaaattaaaattgacttgaaccaatggttaaattagatcaaccaagagagagaagtggtcaagtttgactttacttgagaggaagatgaagggtcaagtttgacttgaccatttgccacctcattggtgagttgacattaagtgggccaatggtgatgcttcacatcatcaatgttacttcatggtgtgccacctcatgagggagatcaagagtttttgactcttgaaattccatggagtgtataaaacttttcttgaaagtggtcgaccacttgtGATTAGTGTGGGAGTTTCATTTGTGTTGtgaaacctccatcttcttcctcaagctcttcttttctctccctctcctcccttggccgaactctagaaaggtgctagcacaccttttgtttggtctctccatctcttgcttgtgtggatacacatagagaagtatctacctggatactttcgagatccggcgaacctaggacgagcgggattacgcgaagggcttcgctttaaAGATATACcctctgatcttgtagatctagtgtagatctaggctttagtaaactcgtacatgaaatttttgtttataaacttcgcatggatccggtggcatggaagattcagggtttccgcaatgcaaaaagacgatttttgcggcccaaaaatcTCAACATGAATGAATAGCCTAGTATTTAACctagattttaaatttttcgtATGGAGAATGTCCTTATTTTGATAACACTTATTAAAGTTGTAATGCAATACTTCTCCCTTAAAGATAATTGCATATTTGACAATTAATTTTTCTTTGACATGGCTGAGATGGTAACACCATGGGATAAATTGTTGCATTGAGTAAATGTCAAATCCCTGTAAAAACTATGGATATGAGAGATCATCTATAATTTTCTTAATTACCTCTCTACAAATAGCCATGAGAATAATCATACATTTATCAAAATCTATTTGAGCATGTTGTgatttgttgatttttttttttttaactcttccTCATTAAGAGGACGATTTTGGTTGTTGTACATATTTGAAAAAGACTTCGCTACATTTGTAGGAACTCCTCTGGCAATAAATAAGAGCAATTCGGCCCTTCAATTTGTCATTGCATTCAATGTCCATTTTATCAGATAGACAATGATAATTAGATCCTCTACCTGCCtcgtaaaattttaatatatgcaTTATAATGTTTTGAATTGGTATTAGAACTTAGGATTAACTTATAGTTATCTTCAAGGCATGGATtatattttgacaatttgataCGTATACAACGATTACTCTTTGGAGCTGTGAATGGATATATATCCATCAAATCTATGAATGAATATCATCGGATTTAATctagattttgaatttttcacATTATCTTGTGAACAATATCCTTTTTTTTATAACACTTGTTAGAGTTGTAATGCAATACTTTTCCTTCAAAGATAATTACATATTTGACAATTAAATTTTCTTCTACATGGCTGAGATGGTAACATCATGGAATAGATTTGCTGAATTCAGTAAGGATTGAATCTGTATAAAagtcatatatatataagagATTATCTAtaatttcctaatttatctctCTATAAATAATCGTGAGGATGACTGTGTAGAACGTCCAAGGTCAACTTATGATCTTTTTGTATGCTATGATatcatttattagaattttatgaaaatagtttaaTGGAGATGCATAACAATTAACCTTCAAAGAAACGAATAACAATCATATAAATTGATATGGTGACATGTCAATACTTTAACAACTAATAGCAATTTAATAAGCTAACCCATTTGTATCCTTTTTTGTTGAATAatttaataaaactaaaataatatGATAGATTTATTATGATTTGTTAACTGTGGTAAAAAAATGAATATGTTTCAATTTATCTCAGGACTAACGAAGATAAATCATAATaatctttaaaataaatattaacatTTAAGAAATACATTTACTTCAGCTATACTAATTCAAATCCTAAACattataatgataataataataatatttcatGTGTTAGTCGCTGATCATAAGAAAATCATAACAAGGGGACTAGTTCACGAACGTTGGAATCGGATCCTAATTCCATACGACTGCTCCAAATAGGGGAAGATGGAAATTAACCCAAATGAATCATATCCTCTTCGCTCCGTCGCTACTCCCGTGTTGGCGCACCTCTCCCACTGTTGGCAGCGAGATGGCTGCTATATTCCCCTCTTTTGTCCCAAATCGAATTTCCACCTGCCCATCTCTCTCTTCGCCGGCTACCCCCCGCGTCGCCCTCCTGCGAAACTCTCTCCTCGCCACTCCCATCTCCCTCGCGCCGTCGCGGTTCTTCTCGAGGTCAAACTTCCGATCTTCTGCCGCCGCCGCCACCGTTGTATTTATGCTCCCCACAGCGTAACCCCCTGACCACTCCATTTCTCTTCTCCTTATTTTTGCCTTTGGATTCACTTGATTTTTTGGCCTTCGGATCAGGAAACCGGAGCTAGCGTCCACTGGGAAGAAGCCAAGGTAGGATATGGAGGGTCTTGGTTTGTGTATCTATTGGAAATAGTTTTTGGTTCGATAAGAGTTGAATTTGAGTTGTAATCGAGGTGGTAATGTGCGGCGCAGATGGTCGCTCAGGTCTATAAAGTCCTTCGCCATGGCAGAACTGGAGGCACGGAAGCTCAAATATCCCAGCACAGGAACGGAAGCCCTCCTCATGGGTATCTTGGTGGAGGGTTAGTTTGATATATGACATCCTTGATTCTTGATTTACTTGGATGCATTTTTAGTGTTCTTTCGAATCCGCAGTAGATAGACTAGATTGCATGGGGGCCTTATGGATTCTTTGCCTTAATTATAAGGCAGTTAGTAAACATATTATCAATAGGGGCAGACTTCGTCAATTCAGGGATGCCTTTGTTAATGTTCGTGGTTCAAAAGGTGATTTGCTTCCGTTGGCCTCAGTGATTGAACGGAAAGAATTGTTTGGATCAGCAAACACTTCAGCACTCGAACTGGGGGAGTTGATCCCCACTATCTGTTCCAACTACCTCTTGACTACAAGACCAATGTTTGGGTTGGGGGGGGGGTCCTACTAGGGTCACCTGAATGCTCAGGTCAGTCTTAGTTTGAGTAAGTAGCTAAGAAAGTTTAGGCACAGGTGTTAGAGGCATTGTTGACATTACCCTAAGCCATCAGTTTACATGGTTGTTTATAGGATATTGTAGCATGGTCTTGATGCTCCCTCTATGGGCGATCAACATGGTTAGTCCATGGAATAGTGTATGAGAAGAAACACCACTCTATCTTTATTTGACCAAGATAGTTAATGTAATGGGACAAATCACATTAAGCAAGGAGACAATCAACAATCACATTTGATGCATCAGAAGTTGTAGATCCCCTTAGTTGTGGATATTGTTGGCTGGAGGGTTTCCCACCTACAAAGGTTCTCTGTTGGCAGGAGGAAAGTGAGGGTGTTATAGGTTCAATTGAAAGTGAGAGCGTCTGATTTTTAGGTTTATCTACCCTTTGTTAGGGATTTTCCTCACTATCTGTACTGATTGGACCCTATCATTACTCTCCTCTAAAGTATCATTTAGAGTTGGATTTATTCGAAAAATCCAAAGTTGTCATTGGTTAGTTGCATGGCGATTTCTATTCGCTATAGGGATACTAGCTCCGTTTGTTATCAACTTTCTACAAATCTAGTTGCAATTATTGCACACATCCATATTAAAAATCTTCAATCATCTTTCTAAACTATGCCATGTAGTATCTCTTGAGAGATGTAGGGTTAGCAACGTGAGCTATTAGTTGCAGAAGGTGAATGGTTAGTTCAGTCCTATAAATAGTGGGAGATCACACTGCACCAATTTTGAATGTGCTCAGATTCGACTATTGAATGATAAAATTCTTGAACACCCTTTTTTAGACTTTGCTCCTTAGGTATGGAACATAGTGATTCTGAAGTAATAAAAGTGACTACTCTCCTAAGGTTGGTTGAAGTTCCTTTAGAGGTGGTGCGTCTTGCATGTATCAATCGATAGGCTAGCCTATATCTTGATCAACAGATGATCACTGTTTGGGTGGAAACTTTAAGAGAGTAGACAGCAAGAACTAACTAGAGTTCTTCATCCTTTGTCTTAAATTTTTCCATTGAGGAAACCTTTTATGTAGATGATTCAATTTGGATGAGAGGCATCGAGGAGGTAACCCTATTTAATCTATGGCCTGGTTATAGAGGTGTTAGTTTCATTTTTAGGAACTAATATTTTATAAATGATTTCTTTGCCCTTTctgcccctcttcctcacgctCATCTCAATTCTTCTTGTGATTTTGTTCTTTATATATAAATACATGATTAAAGTCGACTTTAAACTTCATGGCCACTTGTTCTTCAATAATGTCCTATATACATGCTCCAACATGCTTCATCTCAAGTTACTCCTAACAATTAGAGGGTCTTGGTCAATTTTGTGGTAATTTGCAATGATGTGAATGTGAATACATTGGTCAATGCTTTTCTCTATCTTTTCTTTGTTTGAAGGATTGCATGTGCACCAAGCTTTTACTTTTCTCAAGGTTTTAAGTTTTAGCGCTTGAGCTCTATGAAGGCTTTTGAAAAGGTTACTTGCTCTGTCTATCAACTTGGAGGAGAGTGGAGTTCTCGGTTAAATGTCATGTATTGCAACTCTTGGAGCTATTCCCTCCTTCAAATCTCCTTAAGAGGCGCTCTCAAGTTGAAGAAGGACCTATTGGGATTTAAGCACTCAATCTATGTCAACAAGGATAGTTGGCTAGAGCATATCTTAGCGCTGCCCTTCTAGGTTGCTAGGGCAGAGATTAGTTGAATGCCCTCTCTGGCTTTGTATTTCTTGCTTTTGATGACTTTGCCTGCTTCTTGTCAAGAAATGAACTTCACTAGGATGAGGGGTTCCTTGTCAAGTGGTCGATGATCATCTCCTTCTTTAGTATCTCATGCACCTTTCAATGAGTAAGCTTCCGAATCTTAAGAGGGTCCATTAGTTATGCTAACTTTGATTGTGGATGTGGAGGAAGTGGGTTGCCTTTTGATATACTGGCCATGACTCTAGGATTCTCTTGGAGTAGTAATATTGAAGCTCCACCAACGCTTCCTTTAGATGTGGATCACGTTCCTTCTAGTTTACATTATCACCACTAATGAGAAGTAACAATGAACTCTTGTCTACCATCAATCAAGGGAAAATCATCACGTCATTGGTTCTTACATCCATGTACATCATTCAAGTTATGAGGGAGGGCAATGTTCCAATTTGCCCAAGGTGGGACTTCCTATGGGTGGATCTAATTTGGTTGGACTTTATGTTGGTGTAGGGATGAACCTAGATTTTGTGTTGGCAAAGTTTCATAGTTAAATTTCATTATGATCTTATGaggttgactaagtgtgcaggtagCTCAACCAGAAATTCCTAGTAGGTCAAGTTGACTGGATACTAGGCAAGGCAAAGTCTTAGTGGATACTAGGTAAAGGGAAAACtctagttgcggctaggtaagtgaaagtcctagttaaaGCTAGACAAGGAAATCTTGGTCGGACTCGGTAGGAAGACTTGGCAGATCGAGTACACCAGGCGGAAAGTCTAgatgggtctagaggaccagACGTCTAATAGTTCGATGGGTCCGGAGGACCAGAGATCGAGAGGAAGTCTTGGGGATTAGAGGATCGGATACCGAGTGGAAAGTCTAAACAGGCCTGGAAGACTGGATGTTTGGCAAATCAGGTAAACTCTCATGAGAGAAGTAGGAGAGGATGCGCTCCCTtgaagggaacaataggcgtcagtttgacctagagtttcacAGGAAACCCAAAAGTTAGGACCAGTATGAGACTGCCAAATTATTTTATGTTTGCTTTCATATTATGCTTGTGTACTAACTCTGTGATGCAGCTAGACAAAGCAAGTGACCTGGAAAAGTTTCCGGATACCGGAAGGTTCAAGGTGCCTGGATATGTTCAAGGTGCCCGGAAGTCCAAGCGCTAGGACTTGGATAGACCCAAACCCATCATGCAGCTGAGTTAGCAGGGCTGGTTGGCTAGCACACGTCAACTTCTAGGCGCCCATGACGGATCCAGACGCCACGACTCTAGCATGTTGGCTCAATGGAAATATCGGGAGAGAAAAGAGGCCAAGGGAGATAAAGGAGGAGATGAATGAGACAGAACTgagggagaggataaagaccaagggaaaaaaaaaggatAGGGGAGGAGAGGAGTATCTTGCGGTAGGTGAACATCAGTGATCGGCGAAGGTCACGGTGGGGTTGGTGTGGA from Zingiber officinale cultivar Zhangliang chromosome 4B, Zo_v1.1, whole genome shotgun sequence includes:
- the LOC121974857 gene encoding ATP-dependent Clp protease ATP-binding subunit CLPT1, chloroplastic-like isoform X2, encoding MNHILFAPSLLPCWRTSPTVGSEMAAIFPSFVPNRISTCPSLSSPATPRVALLRNSLLATPISLAPSRFFSRSNFRSSAAAATVVFMLPTAKPELASTGKKPRWSLRSIKSFAMAELEARKLKYPSTGTEALLMGILVEGTSEAAKFLRANGITIFNVRDETVKVLGKSNMNFFSPEFPPLTKPAQRALDWAVDEQLKSGEDGEITTAHILLGIWNEKESAGHKILASLGFDDEKASEVAKFAKNEFVMNYR
- the LOC121974857 gene encoding ATP-dependent Clp protease ATP-binding subunit CLPT1, chloroplastic-like isoform X1, with the translated sequence MNHILFAPSLLPCWRTSPTVGSEMAAIFPSFVPNRISTCPSLSSPATPRVALLRNSLLATPISLAPSRFFSRSNFRSSAAAATVVFMLPTAKPELASTGKKPRWSLRSIKSFAMAELEARKLKYPSTGTEALLMGILVEGTSEAAKFLRANGITIFNVRDETVKVLGKSNMNFFSPEFPPLTKPAQRALDWAVDEQLKSAGEDGEITTAHILLGIWNEKESAGHKILASLGFDDEKASEVAKFAKNEFVMNYR